From a single Cytophagales bacterium WSM2-2 genomic region:
- the fahA gene encoding fumarylacetoacetase, giving the protein MEIKANSPRLKSWVEVPAGSDFPIQNLPFGIFKTKYLSPVAGVAIGNHVLDLVYLHENGFLDSLGLPPGIFNQKYLNDFLALGKKKGRAVRERISELLQHDNDELKSNKAACEIALVPMNEVQTMMPVRIPNYTDFYSSEEHATNVGTMFRDPKNALLPNWKHLPVGYHGRASSIVVSGTAIHRPKGQIKPPDAELPVFCPTQKMDFELEVAFITCIETKLGSHITTKEAEDNIFGLVLFNDWSARDIQTWEYVPLGPFLAKNFGSTISPWIVTLDALEPFRVKGPEQFPHVLPYLSVETDKNFDIALEVLIQPEKSEAITVSRSNFKYMYWSMAQQLAHHTVNGCNIQVGDMYASGTISGPSPGSYGSMLELAWNGQRPLHLADGSERKFLLDGDTVIIRGHAEKEGVRIGFGECKGKILTAI; this is encoded by the coding sequence ATGGAGATAAAAGCGAACAGTCCCCGGTTAAAGAGCTGGGTCGAAGTCCCTGCAGGCTCTGATTTTCCTATTCAGAATCTGCCCTTTGGGATTTTCAAAACCAAGTATTTGTCTCCTGTGGCAGGTGTGGCCATTGGCAATCATGTGCTTGACCTGGTGTACCTGCATGAGAACGGCTTCCTTGACTCATTAGGATTGCCACCTGGGATTTTTAATCAGAAATACCTGAATGATTTTTTGGCGCTTGGAAAAAAGAAAGGCCGTGCCGTACGCGAGCGAATCTCGGAATTGCTGCAGCACGATAATGATGAATTGAAGTCGAACAAGGCAGCCTGTGAAATCGCTCTCGTTCCGATGAATGAGGTACAGACGATGATGCCGGTTCGCATTCCCAACTATACCGATTTCTATAGCAGTGAGGAGCACGCCACCAATGTAGGCACAATGTTTCGTGATCCGAAAAATGCTTTGCTTCCCAACTGGAAACATTTACCGGTTGGCTATCATGGCCGCGCTTCGTCAATCGTTGTGTCGGGTACGGCTATCCACCGCCCGAAGGGACAAATCAAGCCTCCCGATGCTGAGCTTCCCGTTTTCTGCCCTACTCAAAAAATGGATTTTGAGCTTGAGGTAGCTTTCATCACCTGCATCGAAACAAAACTCGGCTCCCACATTACGACCAAAGAGGCTGAAGACAATATTTTTGGGCTTGTACTTTTTAATGATTGGAGTGCCCGCGACATTCAAACATGGGAATATGTTCCACTAGGTCCTTTCCTGGCCAAAAATTTCGGCTCAACCATTTCCCCATGGATTGTCACATTGGATGCATTGGAGCCTTTCCGCGTTAAAGGTCCCGAGCAATTTCCTCACGTGCTGCCCTATCTTTCTGTAGAAACCGATAAAAACTTTGACATCGCTTTGGAGGTATTGATTCAACCAGAAAAGTCGGAGGCCATCACTGTCAGCCGGTCAAACTTTAAATATATGTACTGGAGTATGGCTCAGCAATTAGCTCATCACACGGTAAACGGCTGTAATATCCAGGTGGGCGATATGTATGCAAGTGGCACGATTAGTGGTCCATCACCGGGGTCTTATGGCTCGATGCTGGAGTTAGCCTGGAACGGTCAGCGTCCCTTGCATCTGGCCGATGGCAGTGAGCGGAAATTTTTACTTGATGGAGATACCGTAATCATCCGCGGACATGCTGAAAAGGAGGGTGTACGGATCGGTTTTGGTGAGTGTAAAGGAAAAATTTTGACAGCTATTTGA
- a CDS encoding protein CyaE, with the protein MKKIFIAAFLVICSFAKAQVNNELKSLITQSFTYFPRIQELQKASEISAQRVDLARSNYYPIISGTGSYTYVTPLSKASFGGGEFKFQPNDNYNFNLSVTQPIWDFGKTNAQIAKAKTDLQSATTTIDQAKAQVAAQVASVYYSMIYLKKAIAVEDSILAFLNENKKIIENRIKRGDALQIDLTNIQSNIDIEGNRKVDFVNSLQKQKALMEYVSGVSGEPAGVDFDFPSFTDGAVTDYAKQNNFDLRLATQHTLASEMELKYAQNSRYPLLTFVGGTGYKNGYQPDINPLIFNYALGVNLSVPIYSQGKIGQNIRVAQSTLQANQLAAKTVENNLKRDMAQVQSDLTSNEERIKNSESQVKYAREALTLAQSRYRQGVATHLDLLNASSNLQRILLNQIQFQYQLSVARVEQARLIGWKYWGE; encoded by the coding sequence ATGAAAAAAATATTTATCGCAGCTTTCCTGGTGATTTGCTCATTCGCGAAAGCGCAGGTCAACAACGAACTGAAATCGTTGATCACCCAGTCATTCACATACTTTCCCCGAATTCAGGAGTTGCAAAAAGCATCTGAAATTTCTGCGCAGCGCGTAGATCTGGCCCGAAGCAACTATTATCCGATCATTTCGGGTACAGGCTCTTATACCTATGTAACGCCTCTAAGCAAAGCATCGTTTGGTGGAGGTGAATTCAAGTTCCAACCTAACGACAACTATAACTTCAATCTTTCGGTGACACAGCCTATCTGGGATTTTGGAAAGACGAATGCACAGATCGCAAAAGCAAAGACTGACTTGCAAAGCGCTACCACGACCATCGATCAGGCCAAAGCACAAGTCGCTGCACAGGTGGCCTCGGTTTATTACTCTATGATCTATCTCAAGAAGGCCATTGCCGTGGAAGACTCAATCCTTGCTTTCCTTAATGAGAATAAGAAAATCATCGAGAATAGGATCAAACGAGGTGATGCACTTCAAATCGATCTCACCAATATTCAAAGCAATATTGATATTGAGGGGAATCGCAAAGTGGATTTCGTCAATTCATTGCAGAAGCAAAAAGCGTTGATGGAGTATGTGTCGGGTGTATCTGGGGAACCGGCAGGCGTGGATTTCGATTTCCCTTCATTCACAGACGGAGCAGTTACCGATTATGCAAAGCAGAATAATTTCGATCTCCGACTGGCAACACAACACACATTGGCCAGCGAGATGGAGTTGAAGTATGCACAGAACAGCCGATATCCGCTCTTGACTTTTGTAGGTGGTACCGGTTACAAGAACGGTTACCAGCCCGATATTAATCCGCTTATCTTTAACTACGCACTTGGCGTGAATTTGAGTGTCCCGATTTATTCCCAGGGAAAAATAGGTCAGAACATCCGGGTTGCCCAATCGACACTGCAGGCAAACCAATTGGCAGCAAAGACAGTTGAAAACAACCTGAAGAGAGATATGGCACAGGTTCAGTCCGATCTTACTTCGAATGAAGAGCGAATTAAAAATTCAGAAAGCCAGGTGAAATATGCTCGTGAAGCATTGACACTTGCTCAATCGAGATATCGTCAGGGCGTAGCTACTCATTTGGATTTACTCAATGCGTCTTCAAACCTTCAACGGATATTATTGAACCAGATTCAATTTCAATATCAACTCAGCGTAGCCCGTGTTGAACAGGCCCGCCTGATCGGCTGGAAGTACTGGGGCGAGTAA
- a CDS encoding MFS transporter, with protein MSEASPSSLPTGFARAIIVITTISAAIMELIDISIVNVALSDISGNLGATIEDTSWVVTAYAIANVIIIPLTGFFAKLFGRKKYYIASILIFTFASYMCGQAGSLTTLVIWRFIQGMGGGALLSTSQGILFDAFEPAKRPMAAAMFGMGIVLGPTIGPILGGIIVDNYSWPLIFYINIPFGIVATVLTLRYIRRTAEEKNPNREKPAIDFLGISFLALGVGCLQYVLERGQSDDWFEDRTILLLSFLGAFGLIAFVYRELTGEKPMIHLSVMKRRNLWASNVLTFAVGFGMFGSIFIFPVLVQRILGYTPTDAGFGLVPSAIAAIVCMPIVGRRLGAGTPPLVFVVIGFVFFILHGFSSSFVTPDVGLPYFFWPQVFRGIGTACLTVPLINQAVVGLAPQEMPSGIALTNMLRQLGGAFGIAVMNTYVSQRYAVHRADLVSNLQSSDPLLIQRLAQTQAGAINAGISSGQATEFSYKVLDLAVTKQGFLMAYADCFQLLGLFFICVIPFMFLLRTKKVDKATLQKVSEESH; from the coding sequence ATGTCAGAAGCTTCGCCTTCTTCATTGCCCACCGGCTTTGCGCGAGCCATCATCGTGATCACCACGATATCGGCTGCCATCATGGAGTTGATCGACATCTCCATCGTAAACGTGGCATTGTCGGACATCAGCGGAAACCTGGGCGCTACGATTGAAGACACGTCATGGGTGGTGACTGCGTATGCTATTGCTAACGTAATCATTATTCCGCTCACGGGATTTTTCGCTAAACTCTTTGGTCGTAAGAAATACTACATCGCTTCGATTTTGATCTTTACGTTTGCCTCGTATATGTGCGGTCAGGCAGGAAGCCTTACGACACTCGTTATCTGGAGATTTATCCAGGGAATGGGTGGTGGCGCGCTACTCTCCACTTCACAAGGGATTTTATTCGATGCATTTGAGCCCGCCAAACGCCCGATGGCTGCAGCGATGTTTGGAATGGGGATCGTACTCGGACCAACAATCGGCCCGATACTCGGAGGAATTATTGTAGACAACTATTCATGGCCATTAATTTTTTACATCAACATTCCTTTTGGGATTGTGGCTACAGTGCTTACCCTTCGCTACATCAGAAGAACGGCAGAGGAGAAAAATCCAAACCGTGAAAAACCGGCTATTGATTTCCTTGGGATCTCCTTTCTGGCGTTGGGTGTAGGGTGCCTTCAGTATGTACTTGAGCGCGGCCAGTCAGATGATTGGTTTGAAGACCGAACCATTTTATTGCTGAGCTTCCTTGGTGCTTTCGGTTTGATAGCTTTCGTCTACCGGGAGTTAACTGGCGAGAAGCCAATGATTCATCTGAGTGTGATGAAACGAAGAAACCTTTGGGCAAGTAACGTGCTCACCTTTGCTGTTGGTTTCGGTATGTTTGGTTCGATATTTATTTTTCCAGTATTGGTGCAGCGCATCCTGGGATATACTCCAACCGATGCAGGTTTCGGTCTTGTGCCGAGCGCGATAGCCGCGATTGTTTGTATGCCTATTGTCGGACGCAGACTTGGTGCGGGAACACCTCCTTTAGTTTTTGTGGTGATCGGGTTTGTGTTTTTTATCCTGCACGGGTTCAGCTCCTCTTTTGTAACTCCGGATGTAGGCCTTCCTTATTTCTTCTGGCCGCAGGTGTTCAGGGGGATAGGAACAGCTTGTCTTACGGTGCCCTTGATCAACCAGGCAGTGGTAGGTCTTGCGCCACAGGAAATGCCAAGTGGAATTGCATTGACGAACATGTTGAGACAATTGGGAGGAGCGTTCGGAATTGCCGTAATGAACACGTATGTGTCTCAACGGTATGCCGTTCATCGCGCTGACCTGGTGAGTAATCTTCAAAGTTCCGATCCGCTGCTGATTCAGCGTCTGGCGCAGACACAAGCCGGTGCAATCAATGCAGGGATAAGCAGTGGACAGGCAACGGAGTTTAGCTACAAGGTTCTCGATTTGGCAGTCACGAAACAAGGATTTTTAATGGCTTATGCGGATTGCTTCCAACTGCTTGGGCTGTTCTTCATTTGCGTGATCCCCTTCATGTTTCTGCTCCGCACAAAGAAAGTAGACAAAGCCACGTTGCAGAAGGTATCAGAGGAGAGTCATTGA
- a CDS encoding secretion protein HlyD, translating into MESNETTPKKKNKAPFIIIPVLLVLGYFGVRTILHRMSYESTDNAQIETNAIPVVSRLAGFIDSLSVTDYSEVGKDQLLISIDDREYTLAVLQAETDLANAKADLANNQAQLNNSVASKQVAQANEDVQKTRMQKAADDLKRDEGLFKDGAITQKQLDDSRNNLESTQKQYTANQKQVVFANSQVVTSEAQIRKAQATVETRVAALDLTKLRLTYCNVYAPVGGRIGKRNLEVGQYVQPGQPLMTVVNGDKFWIVANFKETQLGKMKVGQEVEVKLDGYPDVEIKGKIASFSLATGSKFSLLPPDNATGNFVKITQRVPVKIELEDESKYKDILKAGLSVEVDVKIK; encoded by the coding sequence ATGGAATCCAACGAAACTACCCCCAAGAAAAAAAACAAAGCACCGTTTATTATAATTCCCGTGCTTTTGGTACTCGGTTATTTTGGTGTTCGCACCATTTTACATCGTATGAGTTACGAGTCTACGGACAATGCGCAAATAGAAACAAACGCTATTCCGGTGGTTAGCCGGCTGGCGGGTTTCATAGACTCCCTTTCTGTAACTGATTACAGCGAAGTAGGCAAGGACCAACTGCTGATCTCGATCGATGACAGGGAATACACTCTGGCTGTTTTGCAAGCCGAGACGGATTTAGCCAATGCAAAAGCCGATTTGGCCAACAACCAGGCACAGCTTAATAATAGTGTAGCCAGCAAGCAGGTGGCGCAAGCCAATGAAGATGTTCAGAAGACACGTATGCAAAAAGCTGCCGATGACCTGAAGCGTGATGAAGGCTTGTTCAAGGATGGAGCCATCACACAAAAACAACTTGATGACAGCCGCAATAATCTGGAATCGACACAGAAGCAATACACGGCTAATCAAAAGCAAGTCGTTTTTGCCAACTCACAGGTAGTTACCTCTGAAGCCCAGATTCGCAAGGCGCAGGCAACCGTTGAAACACGTGTCGCTGCTCTCGATTTGACAAAACTCCGTCTAACCTATTGCAATGTATATGCACCTGTTGGGGGCCGCATTGGAAAAAGAAATCTTGAAGTGGGACAGTACGTTCAACCGGGCCAACCCCTGATGACCGTAGTGAATGGAGATAAATTCTGGATCGTAGCCAATTTTAAAGAAACACAATTGGGAAAAATGAAAGTAGGCCAGGAAGTCGAAGTAAAACTCGACGGTTATCCGGATGTGGAGATCAAAGGAAAGATTGCCTCATTCAGTTTGGCGACCGGCTCCAAGTTTTCACTTCTTCCTCCCGACAATGCTACCGGCAATTTTGTAAAAATTACACAGCGGGTGCCGGTGAAAATTGAACTCGAAGACGAGTCGAAGTACAAGGATATTTTGAAAGCAGGTCTGAGCGTAGAGGTTGACGTAAAAATAAAGTAG